A genomic segment from bacterium encodes:
- a CDS encoding response regulator transcription factor: MKRTILVVEDERDIRELVRFHLAQEGYAVREADTGEAALAQVAVERPALVVLDLMLPGTDGLEVCRRLRNAEATHNTPIIMLTARAAEVDRVIGLELGADDYITKPFSPRELVARVKAVLRRTHGEEVPQPHETFERGRLRMDFDTYEVFIEGKPANLSLREFELLKFFVRNPYRVYDRLQLLDLVWGQDVHVEPRTVDVHIRRLRKRIERDDAAPELIVTVRGVGYKFNPEALEP; encoded by the coding sequence GTGAAGCGGACGATTCTGGTTGTGGAGGACGAGCGCGACATCCGCGAGCTCGTCCGGTTCCATCTGGCGCAGGAAGGGTACGCGGTGCGCGAGGCGGACACGGGCGAGGCCGCGCTGGCCCAGGTCGCCGTCGAGCGTCCCGCCCTCGTGGTGCTCGATCTCATGCTGCCGGGGACCGACGGCCTCGAGGTCTGCCGCCGGCTGCGCAACGCCGAGGCGACGCACAACACCCCCATCATCATGCTGACCGCGCGGGCGGCGGAGGTCGACCGCGTCATCGGCCTCGAGCTCGGCGCCGACGACTACATCACGAAGCCGTTCAGCCCGCGCGAGCTGGTCGCGCGCGTGAAGGCGGTGCTCCGCCGGACCCATGGCGAGGAGGTTCCGCAGCCCCACGAGACGTTCGAGCGCGGTCGTCTGCGCATGGACTTCGACACCTACGAGGTCTTCATCGAGGGCAAGCCGGCGAACCTCTCGCTGCGCGAGTTCGAGCTGCTGAAGTTCTTCGTCCGCAACCCCTATCGTGTCTACGACCGCCTCCAGCTGCTGGACCTCGTGTGGGGGCAGGACGTACACGTCGAGCCCCGGACGGTCGACGTCCACATCCGTCGCCTCCGCAAACGGATCGAGCGGGACGATGCCGCGCCGGAGCTCATCGTCACCGTCCGCGGCGTTGGATACAAATTCAATCCCGAAGCGCTGGAGCCCTAA
- a CDS encoding PAS domain-containing protein: MDTNSIPKRWSPKLVLQFLAPALVVLVGAAAGPYVSVVLEREQVDTVARRLAAEARVAGELLPWDGGTALDDACAQLSSGLEVRVTVLGADGAVLCESSRASSELGSHADRPEVRQALTMGSGTATRWSDTAQAHLVYAAVRQQRDGAVRVIRVAMPADVLSAGAAWARRLALVVVAVALALAVLVAVLLSARMLRRLQRLVGFASRLAAGEPAPYLAPERRDDLGGLEAQLSEMARRVAGTIAELRVEQERLEAILRGMVEGVLVTDMRGNVVLMNARAREVLGIAIDDATPGRPLVDLTRDPALGDLLRELEAGAAIASRDVTLGGGQGPTLQVNGARLRAADGQVFGFVIVLHDVTELRRLEVIRRDFVANVSHELRTPLTAIKGYAETLLGAAGDDRETARRFLAVIDRHSERLGRLIDDLLTLSDLELGRTPLRIGAVAMGPVVDDVLQIFAEPVARAGVRVEAQVAPGLAMVQADGDRLRQVLINLVDNAIKYTPKDGHVLVRAMAAAGPEHAGMVEIAIEDSGIGIPAQDLPRLTERFFRVDKARSRELGGTGLGLAIVKHIVQAHGGSLAISSALGQGTTVRVFFPAAAPPQEQRTQLSLVRR, translated from the coding sequence TTGGATACAAATTCAATCCCGAAGCGCTGGAGCCCTAAGCTCGTTCTCCAGTTCCTCGCGCCCGCCCTCGTCGTGCTCGTCGGGGCGGCGGCGGGTCCGTACGTCTCGGTCGTGCTCGAGCGCGAGCAGGTCGACACGGTGGCGCGCCGGCTCGCCGCGGAGGCGCGCGTCGCCGGCGAGCTGCTGCCCTGGGACGGCGGCACGGCGCTCGACGACGCCTGCGCGCAGCTGTCGTCGGGGCTCGAGGTGCGCGTCACGGTGCTCGGTGCGGATGGCGCGGTCTTGTGCGAGTCCTCGCGGGCGTCGTCGGAGCTGGGCTCGCACGCCGATCGGCCCGAAGTTCGGCAGGCGCTGACCATGGGGTCGGGCACGGCGACGCGCTGGAGCGATACGGCGCAGGCGCATCTCGTCTACGCCGCCGTGCGGCAGCAACGCGACGGTGCGGTGCGCGTCATCCGCGTGGCGATGCCGGCGGACGTGTTGAGCGCCGGCGCGGCGTGGGCGCGTCGGCTGGCGCTCGTCGTCGTTGCAGTGGCGCTCGCGCTCGCGGTGCTCGTGGCCGTCCTGCTGTCGGCCCGCATGCTGCGCCGGCTTCAGCGGCTCGTCGGCTTCGCGAGCCGGCTCGCCGCCGGCGAGCCGGCGCCGTACCTCGCACCGGAGCGGCGCGACGATCTCGGCGGGCTGGAGGCGCAGCTGAGCGAGATGGCGCGGCGGGTGGCGGGCACGATCGCCGAGCTGCGCGTGGAGCAGGAACGGCTCGAAGCCATCCTGCGCGGCATGGTCGAGGGCGTGCTCGTCACCGACATGCGCGGGAACGTCGTCCTCATGAACGCCCGCGCCCGCGAGGTGCTCGGCATCGCGATCGACGACGCCACGCCCGGTCGCCCGCTGGTCGACCTGACGCGTGATCCCGCGCTGGGCGACCTGCTGCGCGAGCTCGAGGCGGGCGCGGCGATCGCGTCGCGCGACGTCACGCTCGGGGGCGGGCAGGGGCCGACGCTCCAGGTGAACGGCGCCCGCCTGCGCGCCGCCGACGGGCAGGTGTTCGGCTTCGTCATCGTGCTGCACGACGTCACCGAGCTGCGCCGACTCGAGGTCATCCGGCGCGACTTCGTCGCCAACGTCTCGCACGAGCTGCGCACGCCGCTCACCGCCATCAAGGGCTACGCCGAGACCCTGCTCGGCGCCGCCGGCGACGACCGCGAAACCGCCCGCCGCTTCCTTGCCGTGATCGACCGTCACTCCGAGCGGCTGGGCCGTCTCATCGACGATCTGCTGACCCTCTCCGACCTCGAGCTCGGCCGTACGCCGCTGCGCATCGGTGCGGTGGCGATGGGCCCCGTCGTCGACGACGTCCTGCAGATCTTCGCCGAGCCCGTCGCCCGCGCCGGCGTCCGCGTCGAAGCCCAGGTCGCCCCCGGCCTCGCGATGGTGCAGGCCGACGGCGACCGCCTGCGCCAGGTGCTCATCAACCTCGTCGACAACGCCATCAAGTACACGCCGAAGGATGGCCACGTCCTCGTCCGCGCCATGGCGGCCGCAGGCCCCGAGCACGCCGGCATGGTCGAGATCGCCATCGAGGACTCCGGCATCGGCATCCCCGCGCAGGATCTCCCGCGTCTGACGGAGCGCTTCTTCCGCGTCGACAAAGCCCGCTCCCGCGAGCTCGGCGGCACCGGCCTCGGCCTCGCCATCGTGAAGCACATCGTCCAGGCCCACGGCGGCTCGCTCGCCATTTCGAGCGCCCTCGGCCAAGGCACCACGGTCCGCGTCTTCTTCCCTGCTGCCGCCCCCCCACAGGAGCAACGCACCCAACTCAGCCTGGTCCGGCGTTAG
- the phoU gene encoding phosphate signaling complex protein PhoU — translation MPQHTDRAFESQLAQLRKHVLEMGGLVESQIAHAIKALTERDETLAKQTIERDHTVNRLDVEVDELSIRLLALHQPAARDLRLITTALKITTDLERIGDLATHIAERALELAAELPIKPYIDIPRMAELASTMVHQSLDAFVNEDVELALRVLDADDAIDKLHGQLFRELLGFMVEDPTAISRGMRMLFVSKYLERIADHATNIAEMVVFLVKGQSIRHMDTVPRDL, via the coding sequence ATGCCGCAGCACACGGATCGCGCGTTCGAGAGCCAGCTCGCCCAGCTGCGCAAGCACGTCCTCGAGATGGGCGGGCTCGTCGAGAGCCAGATCGCACACGCGATCAAGGCCCTCACGGAGCGCGACGAGACGCTCGCGAAGCAGACGATCGAGCGCGATCACACCGTGAACCGGCTCGACGTCGAGGTCGACGAGCTGTCGATCCGCCTCCTCGCCCTGCACCAGCCCGCGGCGCGCGACCTGCGCCTCATCACCACGGCCCTCAAGATCACCACCGACCTCGAGCGCATCGGCGACCTCGCGACGCACATCGCCGAGCGCGCCCTCGAGCTCGCGGCCGAGCTGCCGATCAAGCCCTACATCGACATCCCGCGCATGGCCGAGCTGGCCAGCACCATGGTCCACCAGAGCCTCGACGCCTTCGTCAACGAGGACGTCGAGCTGGCCCTGCGCGTCCTCGACGCCGACGACGCGATCGACAAGCTGCACGGGCAGCTCTTCCGCGAGCTGCTGGGGTTCATGGTCGAGGATCCGACCGCGATCAGCCGCGGCATGCGCATGCTGTTCGTGTCGAAATACCTCGAGCGGATCGCGGACCATGCGACGAACATCGCCGAGATGGTCGTGTTCCTGGTGAAGGGGCAGTCGATCCGCCACATGGACACCGTGCCGCGGGATCTGTAG
- a CDS encoding phosphate ABC transporter ATP-binding protein codes for MSANAAHVAPLASDCSIKMSVRDLAVHYGPSLGLDRLSLEIPEHRVTALIGPSGCGKSTFLRCLNRMNDHIPNVRIDGQVFLDDQPIYSPEVDPVVLRRQVGMVFQKSNPFPKSIFENVAFGPRIHGIRDRHALQEIAERSLRQAALWDEVADRLEKSALELSGGQQQRLCIARALAVEPEVLLMDEPASALDPIATAKIEELIQELKERYTIVIVTHNMQQAARVSDYTAYFYLGRLIEFGPTDRLFTTPARPETEDYITGRFG; via the coding sequence ATGAGCGCCAACGCCGCCCACGTCGCCCCGCTCGCGTCCGACTGCTCCATCAAGATGTCGGTGCGCGATCTCGCCGTCCACTACGGCCCCTCTCTCGGCCTCGACCGCCTCTCGCTCGAGATCCCGGAGCACCGCGTGACGGCGCTCATCGGGCCCTCGGGATGCGGCAAGTCGACGTTCCTGCGCTGCCTCAACCGCATGAACGACCACATCCCGAACGTGCGTATCGACGGCCAGGTGTTCCTCGACGATCAGCCGATCTACTCGCCCGAGGTCGATCCCGTCGTGCTCCGCCGCCAGGTCGGCATGGTCTTCCAGAAGTCCAACCCGTTTCCGAAGTCGATCTTCGAGAACGTGGCGTTCGGACCGCGTATCCACGGCATCCGCGACCGCCATGCGCTCCAGGAGATCGCCGAGCGCAGCCTGCGCCAGGCGGCGCTGTGGGACGAGGTGGCCGATCGGCTGGAGAAGTCGGCGCTCGAGCTCTCCGGCGGCCAGCAGCAGCGCCTCTGCATCGCGCGCGCGCTCGCGGTCGAGCCCGAGGTCCTCCTCATGGACGAGCCCGCGTCGGCACTCGACCCGATCGCCACCGCCAAGATCGAGGAGCTGATCCAGGAGCTGAAGGAACGCTACACGATCGTGATCGTCACCCACAACATGCAGCAGGCGGCGCGCGTCTCGGACTACACCGCCTACTTCTACCTCGGCCGCCTCATCGAATTCGGGCCTACCGACCGGCTCTTCACCACCCCGGCGCGGCCCGAGACCGAAGACTACATCACGGGACGGTTCGGCTGA
- the pstA gene encoding phosphate ABC transporter permease PstA → MPKRLIASHDPHLARRRTIERLFLHLGRAATFFGVGVLAILLLDVLTDGFPRLSWEFLTSFPSRRASQAGIYSAFIGSLWLLVLTACFAFPLGVGAALYLEEYSSRGPLQRLIEINIANLAGVPSVIYGLLGLELFVRFLQPLTGGRSVLAGSLTMSLLVMPILIIASREALRAVPDSLRQGGYALGATRWQVVSRLVVPAALPGILTGTILALARAIGETAPLITIGALTYVAFVPELSLSGLQTPFTALPIQIFNWISRPQAEFHVNAAAGIVVLLVVLITMNAAAVVIRNRTQRRGFD, encoded by the coding sequence ATGCCTAAGCGCCTCATCGCCTCCCACGATCCGCATCTCGCACGCCGGCGGACGATCGAGCGGTTGTTCCTCCACCTCGGCCGCGCCGCCACGTTCTTCGGCGTCGGCGTCCTCGCGATCCTCCTCCTCGACGTGCTCACCGACGGTTTTCCCCGGCTCAGCTGGGAGTTCCTCACCTCGTTCCCGTCGCGCCGCGCGAGCCAGGCCGGCATCTACTCGGCGTTCATCGGCTCGCTGTGGCTGCTCGTGCTGACGGCGTGCTTCGCGTTTCCCCTCGGCGTCGGGGCGGCGCTCTACCTCGAGGAGTATTCGTCGCGCGGCCCGCTCCAGCGGCTCATCGAGATCAACATCGCGAACCTCGCCGGCGTGCCGTCGGTGATCTACGGGCTCCTCGGGCTCGAGCTGTTCGTCCGCTTCCTCCAGCCGCTGACCGGCGGACGCAGCGTGCTCGCCGGGTCGCTGACCATGTCGCTTCTGGTGATGCCGATCCTCATCATCGCGTCGCGCGAGGCGCTGCGCGCCGTGCCGGATTCGCTGCGCCAGGGCGGCTACGCGCTCGGGGCCACCCGCTGGCAGGTCGTGAGCCGGCTCGTCGTCCCGGCCGCCCTCCCCGGCATCCTGACGGGCACCATCCTGGCGCTCGCCCGGGCCATCGGCGAGACGGCGCCGCTGATCACGATCGGCGCGCTCACCTACGTCGCCTTCGTACCGGAGCTGTCGCTGAGCGGCCTCCAGACGCCGTTCACCGCGCTCCCGATCCAGATCTTCAACTGGATCTCGCGCCCCCAGGCCGAGTTCCACGTCAACGCGGCGGCCGGCATCGTCGTGCTCCTCGTCGTGCTCATCACCATGAACGCCGCCGCGGTGGTGATCCGCAACCGCACCCAGCGGCGCGGCTTCGACTGA
- the pstC gene encoding phosphate ABC transporter permease subunit PstC, with protein MTRSATPASAPRTVLPLPSRPQARGAQPLGRRVFEELVRLALFGTSAVTILTTLGIVGVLVFETVSFFREVSLWRFLTDTQWTPLFVDKHFGILVLASATVLTSAIALAVALPIGLLAAIYLSEFAAPKTRRTLKPILEVLAGVPTVVYGYFALLFVTPMLKLIFPDISGFNALSAGLVMGVMILPLVISLSEDALFAVPTGLRDAGLALGSTRCEVSLKIVVPAALSGIVAAVILAISRAVGETMIVAIAAGQSPRLTLNPFVPVETMTAYIVQVSLGDTPHGTLEYQTIFAVGMALFLMTLVLNLLGDRLVRRYRERYA; from the coding sequence ATGACTCGCTCCGCCACTCCCGCCTCCGCGCCGCGAACCGTGCTGCCCCTCCCGTCGCGTCCACAGGCGCGGGGGGCCCAGCCGCTCGGACGGCGGGTCTTCGAGGAGCTCGTCCGGTTGGCCCTGTTCGGCACCAGCGCCGTCACCATTCTCACCACGCTCGGCATCGTCGGCGTCCTGGTTTTCGAGACCGTGAGCTTCTTCCGCGAGGTGTCGCTCTGGCGCTTCCTCACCGACACCCAGTGGACGCCGCTCTTCGTCGACAAGCACTTCGGCATCCTCGTGCTGGCGAGCGCGACGGTCCTCACCTCGGCCATCGCGCTCGCCGTCGCGCTACCGATCGGGCTTCTCGCGGCGATCTATCTCAGCGAGTTCGCCGCGCCGAAGACGCGCCGGACGCTGAAGCCGATCCTCGAGGTGCTGGCCGGCGTACCCACCGTCGTCTACGGCTACTTCGCGCTGCTCTTCGTCACCCCGATGCTGAAGCTGATCTTCCCGGACATCTCGGGGTTCAACGCGCTCAGCGCCGGGCTCGTCATGGGCGTCATGATCCTGCCGCTCGTGATCTCCCTGTCCGAGGACGCCCTCTTCGCCGTGCCGACCGGGCTGCGCGACGCCGGCCTCGCCCTCGGCTCCACCCGCTGCGAGGTCTCACTCAAGATCGTGGTGCCGGCGGCGCTGTCGGGCATCGTCGCGGCGGTGATCCTCGCCATATCCCGCGCCGTCGGCGAGACCATGATCGTCGCGATCGCGGCGGGCCAGAGCCCGCGCCTGACCCTGAACCCGTTCGTCCCGGTCGAGACCATGACCGCGTACATCGTGCAGGTCAGCCTCGGCGACACGCCGCACGGGACGCTCGAGTACCAGACGATCTTCGCGGTCGGCATGGCGCTCTTCCTCATGACCCTCGTGCTGAACCTGCTCGGCGACCGCCTCGTGCGCCGCTACCGGGAGCGGTATGCCTAA